TCTGGTTTTGGACCTGGAGGAAATAACCAACCCAATATGCCGCGGATGGGTGGCGGCGGCAGGATGTGCGGTCTTGGTCTTGGGATTGGGATCGGCTTTTCTATGGCAAACGACCTTGGGCTTAGCGCCAACCAAATAACCCAGCTTCAAAAAGTAACCGATAAGTTCCTTGCCGATACGAAACCAATTAGTGATAAGATGCAAGTCAAAGCCAAAGAGCTTTCTCTGCTTTGGACTGCGAAAACCCCCAATAAAGCCGCGATCAAATCGAAGATTGCTGAGATGGACCAACTTCGCGCCAAACTCCGCAATTCGATGGTAGACCGAACTTTTTCAGCAATGAAGGTACTCACAGCCGCGCAGAAAACCAAACTCCGCGACTTGGTAGTAAAGCAACCCGGCTTCGGAGCAGGTTTGGGATGCGGGCTAGGAATGGGCTTTGGTCGAGGCGGTAACTGCTACATGATGGGTGGCGGCAGCCGAGG
The sequence above is a segment of the bacterium genome. Coding sequences within it:
- a CDS encoding Spy/CpxP family protein refolding chaperone, translating into MKLGSVAFIVAVVLGLTMSIAVAQRGRGGPGMGPGGSGFGPGGNNQPNMPRMGGGGRMCGLGLGIGIGFSMANDLGLSANQITQLQKVTDKFLADTKPISDKMQVKAKELSLLWTAKTPNKAAIKSKIAEMDQLRAKLRNSMVDRTFSAMKVLTAAQKTKLRDLVVKQPGFGAGLGCGLGMGFGRGGNCYMMGGGSRGMGGGRGNR